One stretch of Candidatus Bathyarchaeia archaeon DNA includes these proteins:
- a CDS encoding DNA primase small subunit domain-containing protein: MASRDWVYTQFSAFYKDANYQFPQPSSFSQREYAFLLFKERAMVRHKEFASPTALRSALRERIPSDVYHSCAYYENPQADMDKKGWQGADLVFDIDADHIPTSCGKIHDEWHCSNPKCLVEGGMVGKGVTPEECPACGGVKFETKTWACEQCIDTTRTETRKLLDMLTNDFGFSKHEIHTYFSGHRGYHIHVENEAVRSLDTTARKEIVDYVCGIGLDLFDKNRKDKSKKGKKSKKQSRVFSLGEYGWKRRLKVGIRKYLTQATKEDLKEIVANKKAASIIFNNKDTLLQRYIEEERWDILKGVGYETWMQIAEHVKDREIAQIDTVVTTDVHRLIRANGTLHGKTGLLKVEFPVTELDSFDPFMGAVAFKKGTAQVVVSDAPQFTLRGKTFGPYKNQKAEVSTAAAVLLILKGRAKLAEEQNSHV, translated from the coding sequence ATGGCTTCTAGAGACTGGGTTTACACGCAATTTAGCGCCTTCTACAAAGACGCCAACTACCAGTTTCCACAGCCTTCCTCCTTTAGCCAACGCGAATACGCTTTTCTACTCTTCAAAGAACGCGCCATGGTTCGCCACAAAGAATTCGCCAGCCCCACAGCTCTACGTTCTGCGCTACGAGAGCGCATCCCCTCCGACGTTTACCATTCCTGCGCGTACTACGAGAACCCCCAAGCCGATATGGATAAGAAAGGCTGGCAGGGTGCAGACTTGGTTTTTGACATCGACGCCGACCACATTCCCACAAGCTGCGGCAAAATCCACGACGAATGGCACTGCAGCAACCCCAAATGCCTCGTGGAAGGCGGCATGGTGGGCAAAGGCGTAACCCCCGAAGAGTGCCCCGCCTGCGGCGGTGTCAAATTCGAAACCAAAACTTGGGCATGCGAACAATGCATCGACACAACCCGCACGGAAACCCGCAAGCTCCTTGACATGCTCACCAACGATTTTGGTTTCTCAAAACATGAGATTCACACCTATTTTTCGGGGCACCGCGGCTACCACATCCACGTCGAAAACGAAGCCGTCCGCAGCCTTGACACCACGGCACGTAAAGAAATCGTGGACTACGTCTGCGGCATAGGCTTAGACTTGTTTGACAAGAACCGCAAAGACAAATCTAAAAAGGGCAAGAAGAGCAAAAAGCAGTCACGGGTTTTCAGCCTTGGCGAGTACGGGTGGAAGCGACGCCTCAAAGTCGGCATACGCAAATACCTCACACAAGCCACAAAAGAGGACCTGAAAGAAATCGTTGCCAACAAAAAAGCAGCAAGCATCATTTTCAACAACAAAGATACCCTGCTGCAGCGGTACATCGAAGAGGAACGCTGGGACATCCTCAAAGGGGTCGGCTACGAAACCTGGATGCAAATAGCCGAACACGTCAAAGACCGTGAAATCGCCCAAATCGACACCGTGGTCACCACCGACGTGCACCGCCTTATCCGCGCCAACGGCACCTTGCACGGTAAAACAGGCTTGCTGAAGGTGGAGTTTCCCGTTACGGAGTTGGATTCTTTTGACCCGTTTATGGGGGCAGTAGCTTTTAAAAAGGGCACCGCGCAAGTTGTGGTCTCAGATGCGCCGCAGTTTACGTTGAGGGGCAAAACGTTTGGACCCTACAAAAACCAGAAGGCTGAGGTTTCGACGGCGGCGGCGGTGCTGCTCATACTTAAGGGCAGGGCAAAGTTAGCGGAGGAGCAAAACAGTCATGTATGA
- the pcn gene encoding proliferating cell nuclear antigen (pcna), with amino-acid sequence MFKLKVTDAKLLRDMATAISILVDEATFKIEPDGLKLRAMDPSRVAMIDFEWPKTIFEQYECAEPSKMCINISEMLKLLKRAGKEESVELSLDDKTGKLEIKITGKYSRKFTMPTLEASEEEVPTPKITFNVKAKTTTQGLSQAIEDAQLVSDHVKIEADAEKLTLHAMGDLMGATITLQKGNDALLDLETKETSKATFSLSYLTEIIKAASATSDIATLEFSTDMPVRIDFQQTKEGKLTFFLAPRIETE; translated from the coding sequence ATGTTTAAGCTCAAAGTAACCGACGCCAAACTCCTACGAGACATGGCTACAGCAATTTCCATTCTGGTCGATGAAGCCACATTCAAAATTGAACCCGACGGCTTAAAACTGAGGGCGATGGACCCCTCCCGCGTCGCCATGATAGACTTCGAGTGGCCCAAAACCATTTTTGAACAGTACGAATGCGCTGAACCCTCCAAAATGTGCATAAACATAAGCGAAATGCTCAAACTACTCAAACGCGCCGGCAAAGAAGAATCCGTCGAGTTAAGCCTTGACGACAAAACTGGAAAATTAGAGATTAAAATCACGGGCAAATATTCACGCAAATTCACCATGCCCACGCTTGAAGCATCCGAAGAAGAAGTGCCCACCCCCAAAATCACGTTTAATGTGAAAGCAAAAACCACCACCCAAGGTTTAAGCCAAGCCATCGAAGACGCCCAACTGGTCAGCGACCACGTGAAGATTGAGGCGGACGCCGAAAAGCTGACTTTACACGCCATGGGTGACCTGATGGGCGCCACAATTACTCTACAGAAAGGCAATGATGCCCTGCTGGATTTGGAGACAAAAGAGACTTCAAAGGCCACTTTCAGCTTAAGCTACTTGACAGAAATCATCAAGGCAGCCTCAGCAACCAGCGACATAGCCACCTTGGAGTTCTCCACGGACATGCCAGTGCGGATTGACTTCCAGCAGACCAAAGAGGGCAAATTGACGTTCTTCTTGGCACCCCGCATCGAGACCGAGTAA
- a CDS encoding exosortase/archaeosortase family protein, with amino-acid sequence MLNLLQTLKQHANLIFKLLPVAAFAVPLLWLYGLEPVSFEAMWKGRTFQLFFIWLIALELILGAEALNKTKLQRLASARTAAFTASLALPTLYVVASYYWGLNGAIADGATQMNIAWASSMPLSIEYLAFAAMFCAIMLLAFGFKGLKAFVLPAFFLIMVGAIYTIDNVFPYGQFTPFQIFVPTTTTLAAAILNLMGYTTSITYFENTPTLTAADPNSLASASFSIAWPCAGIESFLIFTVVILLFLKRIPISVKSKIGLFACGALVTYFINSLRIVNIFLAGMTYGENSIQVQDIHFYYGPLYAMTWIVVYPLLILAVHSLWRKHKKTKPKPSVNAGQSVLLNPA; translated from the coding sequence ATGCTCAACCTTCTGCAGACCCTCAAGCAACACGCAAACCTCATATTTAAGTTGCTACCTGTGGCTGCGTTTGCTGTTCCGCTGCTGTGGCTGTACGGGTTGGAGCCTGTGTCGTTTGAGGCAATGTGGAAGGGCAGAACGTTTCAGCTGTTTTTCATCTGGCTTATTGCCTTGGAACTAATTTTGGGTGCGGAAGCCCTAAACAAAACCAAGCTTCAACGGCTCGCTTCAGCCCGAACCGCCGCGTTTACAGCTTCTCTGGCGTTGCCGACCCTTTATGTTGTGGCGTCTTACTATTGGGGCTTAAACGGCGCCATCGCAGACGGGGCAACCCAGATGAACATCGCATGGGCAAGCTCGATGCCGCTGTCGATTGAGTACCTTGCGTTTGCCGCCATGTTCTGCGCCATCATGCTCCTCGCCTTCGGCTTCAAAGGCTTAAAGGCGTTTGTGCTACCCGCCTTCTTTCTCATAATGGTGGGTGCCATCTACACCATAGACAACGTTTTCCCCTACGGGCAGTTTACGCCGTTTCAGATTTTTGTTCCCACCACAACCACCCTTGCCGCCGCCATCCTCAACCTCATGGGCTACACCACCAGCATCACATACTTCGAGAACACGCCCACCTTAACCGCGGCAGACCCCAACAGCCTCGCCTCCGCAAGCTTCTCCATCGCGTGGCCCTGCGCAGGCATCGAAAGCTTCCTCATCTTCACCGTCGTCATCTTGCTGTTTCTCAAACGCATACCCATCAGCGTAAAAAGCAAAATCGGACTCTTCGCGTGTGGCGCCTTAGTCACGTACTTTATCAATTCTCTGCGGATTGTGAACATTTTTTTGGCAGGCATGACCTACGGCGAAAACTCCATCCAAGTGCAAGACATTCACTTCTACTATGGTCCGCTGTATGCGATGACGTGGATTGTGGTTTATCCGCTGCTGATTTTGGCTGTCCATAGCCTGTGGCGTAAACACAAAAAAACTAAACCTAAACCGTCCGTTAATGCAGGTCAATCTGTTTTGCTAAACCCTGCTTGA
- the dph2 gene encoding diphthamide biosynthesis enzyme Dph2: MKGFDFEEERLKQEITRLNAKRVLIQLPEGLKPDAPRIAKLVEKAGALPIVSADPCYGACDLATSEAESLNADLLVHFGHAKMLKHEKVPTLYIEARATQTVDDAVAAALPLLAPYTRIGLATTVQHVQALDVVREILVRAGKTIEVGDARRLPYAGQVVGCDFSNVKSVAADVDAFLFIGGGKFHALGVALGTSKPTFIADPYSGTAHSVEAEVQKIQKQRYVCIQEAQNAKTFGVLISLKPGQQHIEEALRVKQALKSMGKSACLFAVREIQPNVLVEFPTVDAYVNTACPRISLDDASRFNKPVLTVQEFKVVSGESSWENLLKGGLFEN, from the coding sequence ATGAAGGGTTTTGATTTTGAAGAAGAACGCCTAAAACAAGAAATCACCCGCCTAAACGCCAAACGCGTCCTTATCCAGTTGCCTGAAGGGCTCAAACCTGACGCTCCCCGCATCGCCAAACTTGTTGAGAAAGCTGGTGCCCTGCCAATTGTGTCTGCGGACCCCTGCTATGGCGCCTGTGACTTAGCCACCTCTGAAGCGGAAAGCCTTAACGCTGATTTGCTTGTACATTTTGGGCACGCAAAAATGCTCAAACACGAAAAAGTCCCCACCCTCTACATAGAGGCAAGAGCCACCCAGACAGTTGACGACGCGGTTGCCGCTGCACTTCCTCTGCTGGCGCCGTACACAAGAATTGGGTTGGCAACGACGGTGCAGCACGTGCAAGCATTGGATGTGGTAAGGGAGATTTTGGTGCGCGCAGGCAAAACCATCGAAGTCGGCGACGCACGACGACTACCCTATGCTGGGCAGGTTGTGGGCTGTGACTTTAGTAACGTTAAATCTGTAGCGGCGGACGTGGATGCTTTCCTGTTTATAGGCGGCGGAAAATTCCACGCTCTGGGCGTCGCGTTGGGTACGTCTAAACCTACCTTTATTGCTGACCCCTACAGCGGCACAGCGCACTCTGTGGAAGCGGAAGTGCAGAAAATCCAAAAACAGCGCTACGTCTGCATCCAAGAAGCCCAAAACGCCAAAACCTTCGGCGTCCTCATTAGCCTCAAACCTGGACAGCAGCACATAGAGGAAGCCCTCAGAGTGAAGCAAGCCCTCAAGAGTATGGGTAAATCGGCGTGTCTGTTTGCGGTTCGCGAAATTCAGCCCAACGTGTTGGTTGAGTTCCCAACGGTGGATGCGTACGTGAATACGGCTTGTCCCCGAATCTCGCTGGATGACGCTTCCCGCTTCAATAAGCCCGTGTTGACGGTGCAGGAGTTTAAGGTGGTTTCAGGGGAGTCTTCTTGGGAGAACCTGCTCAAAGGCGGCTTATTCGAAAACTAG
- a CDS encoding exosome complex RNA-binding protein Csl4: MTQKSEERNGNLVLPGERLGVIEEFIPDSGTYVRDGVIYSKIIGRTLMDMLNRRVSVYPLNEGAVVPKVGITVVGQVGNAQSDNVLVRILQVGKKKKMSGVFSGILHISDVSDRYIDSMNDVCKTGDIIRAKVISEKNQVFHLTTADRRLGVLYGFCSLCGSPLDKAKHELQCTKCGNVERRKTAEDYGKEKL, from the coding sequence ATGACCCAAAAATCTGAAGAAAGAAACGGCAACTTGGTTCTGCCCGGGGAACGCCTCGGCGTCATCGAAGAATTCATCCCCGACTCAGGAACATACGTTAGAGACGGAGTCATCTACTCCAAAATCATCGGACGCACCCTCATGGACATGTTAAACCGCCGCGTATCCGTTTACCCCCTAAACGAGGGTGCCGTGGTTCCCAAAGTAGGCATAACCGTTGTGGGTCAAGTGGGCAACGCCCAATCTGACAACGTTCTTGTCCGCATCCTCCAAGTCGGCAAGAAGAAAAAGATGTCAGGCGTTTTCAGCGGAATTCTCCACATAAGCGACGTCTCCGACCGCTACATAGACTCCATGAATGACGTCTGCAAAACAGGAGATATCATCCGCGCCAAAGTTATAAGCGAAAAAAACCAAGTGTTTCACCTTACCACTGCAGACAGAAGACTAGGTGTTCTTTACGGTTTCTGTTCGCTCTGCGGTAGCCCCTTGGATAAGGCGAAGCATGAGCTGCAATGTACAAAATGTGGCAATGTGGAGAGACGCAAAACCGCTGAGGACTACGGAAAAGAAAAATTGTAG
- a CDS encoding RpoL/Rpb11 RNA polymerase subunit family protein — MKIRILNQTDNELKIEIEGAGHGVCNLLQKKLLENKKIDQAGYDVPHPLASNPVIYLRTVEGVSPKEVLLEAAAQARASNQAFATALEEIIKP; from the coding sequence ATGAAAATCCGCATCCTTAATCAAACTGACAACGAGCTTAAAATCGAAATTGAAGGCGCTGGGCACGGCGTCTGCAACTTGCTTCAGAAAAAACTTTTGGAAAATAAAAAAATTGACCAAGCAGGCTACGATGTGCCTCACCCCTTGGCGTCTAACCCCGTGATTTACCTGCGTACTGTTGAGGGCGTTTCGCCAAAAGAGGTTCTGCTGGAAGCTGCCGCGCAAGCCCGCGCGTCAAATCAGGCTTTCGCTACAGCTTTAGAAGAAATCATAAAACCCTAA
- a CDS encoding DUF99 family protein — MAQKRLRVVKPEIRVLGIDDGRFVPHSKSMVPVVGVVFRGGFWLEGVMSTRITVDGLDATSNIASMVTASPHYKQLRVVMLNGITLGGFNVVDIQTLNAKIDLPVIAVTTRKPNLTQVHAALQNLPNSQERWAAVLKAGEIFPVTTRRTHQVYVEVAGLDMAKAVEVLRLTCTRSKTPEPLRVAHLVASGISLNST, encoded by the coding sequence TTGGCTCAGAAACGCTTGCGCGTTGTTAAACCTGAAATCCGCGTTTTGGGAATAGATGATGGCAGATTTGTTCCCCACTCAAAAAGCATGGTTCCTGTGGTGGGGGTGGTTTTCCGCGGAGGTTTCTGGCTTGAAGGTGTGATGAGCACGCGCATAACGGTTGACGGGTTAGACGCCACCTCCAACATCGCCAGTATGGTGACTGCTTCGCCTCACTACAAGCAGCTTCGTGTGGTGATGCTTAACGGCATAACCTTAGGCGGCTTTAACGTGGTTGACATTCAAACTCTCAACGCCAAAATTGACCTGCCTGTCATTGCAGTGACCACAAGAAAACCTAACCTAACCCAAGTCCACGCTGCCCTGCAGAATTTGCCAAACAGCCAAGAGCGGTGGGCGGCGGTTTTAAAGGCAGGCGAAATTTTCCCTGTAACCACCCGAAGGACACACCAAGTCTACGTGGAAGTGGCAGGTTTGGATATGGCAAAGGCCGTGGAGGTGTTGCGGTTAACTTGCACCCGAAGCAAAACCCCTGAGCCCTTGAGGGTGGCGCATTTGGTTGCGTCTGGAATAAGCCTAAATAGTACTTAA
- a CDS encoding TrmB family transcriptional regulator produces the protein MIIEEDIQTLTRLGLTILQAEIYLTLTKLEKATIKTLSNTTKIDRANVYRIVSKLQELRLVEKMITNPTVYKAVPIQDGAPMLLERQTQEYREIRLRTKELLRRNTRSDKEKLPQQEYQFALIPHNRATWRKLDEMKERSQKNCDFLFYWKAFSMFGIESVMHFLKKPADKGLNVRLITYMNEGEKLHKKVLTLQDKGNFEVRCTFDSPPITLSLFDNKEVLMNTTTFSPFGTPSLWSNNPVLIGIFQDYFDEKWSNATDQVEVMRNTEKRKTVSRI, from the coding sequence ATGATAATTGAAGAAGATATTCAGACACTTACTCGTTTGGGGCTTACGATTCTGCAAGCCGAAATCTATCTCACGCTCACTAAGCTGGAAAAAGCCACCATAAAAACACTCTCAAACACCACCAAAATAGACCGAGCTAATGTATATCGGATAGTATCCAAACTTCAAGAGTTACGTTTAGTTGAAAAAATGATTACCAACCCAACCGTTTACAAGGCTGTGCCTATACAGGATGGGGCGCCGATGCTGCTTGAACGGCAAACACAAGAATATCGGGAAATCAGGTTAAGAACAAAAGAGCTGCTTAGAAGAAACACAAGAAGCGACAAAGAAAAACTGCCTCAACAGGAATACCAGTTTGCCCTGATTCCTCATAACAGAGCCACGTGGAGGAAACTAGACGAAATGAAGGAGCGCAGCCAAAAGAACTGTGATTTTCTTTTCTATTGGAAGGCGTTCTCCATGTTTGGAATTGAGAGTGTGATGCATTTTTTGAAGAAACCAGCAGATAAGGGCTTAAACGTTCGGCTTATTACATACATGAATGAAGGCGAGAAGCTGCATAAAAAAGTCTTAACCTTACAGGACAAAGGCAATTTTGAAGTCAGATGCACTTTTGACTCTCCGCCCATCACGCTGTCGTTGTTTGATAATAAGGAGGTCTTGATGAACACCACGACGTTCAGCCCTTTTGGGACGCCAAGTTTGTGGTCAAACAACCCCGTGTTGATTGGGATTTTTCAGGATTACTTCGATGAGAAGTGGAGCAACGCAACAGACCAAGTTGAAGTTATGCGTAACACAGAAAAGAGAAAAACCGTAAGCAGGATTTAA
- a CDS encoding METTL5 family protein, giving the protein MGEPAQRRLIRKLDLQRFLSQIPPHSSPRADLEQYTTSESAASTMLHLAAYTYGDIVDKHVLDLGCGTGRLGLAAAFLGAASVVGVDIDKSAVKMAHDKSVSLGFKDQTSWVAGDIDAVTGKFDTVVQNPPFGVQKRNADRRFIQKALELAGTVYSLHNHPVFDKRLLAALKANGGQPLRVKASQFMQRFVEECGGFVEAVYALPLTIPHMFDFHTKTKQEIIIDLYVIKKL; this is encoded by the coding sequence TTGGGAGAACCTGCTCAAAGGCGGCTTATTCGAAAACTAGACCTCCAACGGTTCCTAAGCCAAATTCCGCCGCATTCTTCGCCGCGGGCAGACCTTGAACAATACACCACCTCCGAATCCGCGGCATCAACAATGCTCCACTTAGCCGCATACACCTACGGCGACATTGTCGACAAACACGTGCTGGACTTAGGGTGCGGCACAGGTAGGCTTGGGTTGGCAGCGGCTTTTCTGGGTGCAGCGTCCGTGGTGGGTGTGGACATCGACAAATCCGCTGTTAAAATGGCACACGATAAATCGGTGTCCCTGGGCTTCAAAGACCAGACCAGCTGGGTGGCAGGCGACATCGACGCCGTCACAGGCAAGTTTGACACGGTGGTGCAGAATCCGCCCTTTGGCGTACAGAAACGCAACGCCGACCGCCGCTTTATCCAAAAAGCCCTCGAACTGGCGGGCACGGTTTATTCGCTGCATAATCACCCCGTTTTCGACAAACGACTACTTGCTGCACTGAAGGCTAATGGGGGGCAACCGCTCAGGGTGAAGGCTTCCCAGTTCATGCAGCGATTTGTGGAGGAGTGTGGCGGCTTTGTGGAAGCAGTTTACGCTTTACCGCTGACTATTCCGCATATGTTTGATTTCCACACGAAGACAAAACAAGAAATCATCATCGACTTATACGTGATAAAGAAGCTATAG
- a CDS encoding polyprenol monophosphomannose synthase has translation MSCHVEGNLEVNTNLGIILPTYCEAQNIGRLINEIGALPLQASVLVIDDSSPDQTAEIVRNLQTKNDNLLLMVRPKKSGLGSAITDGFRAFLRLKNVPQFVVTMDADYSHNPADLPRLVSHVGGGCDLVVGSRYCRGGKIEGWPFARKVISRGANAIARGILGLKLHDCTSGFRCYSTSLVEKTIGYLHSQTYDIQIETVKQAHSQGFTIKEVPIVFVNRKRGKSKLTLVEIENYLSYIFKTVLSSPNP, from the coding sequence ATGTCTTGCCATGTTGAGGGCAATTTAGAAGTCAACACAAATTTGGGCATCATTCTGCCTACATACTGCGAAGCCCAAAACATAGGACGCCTAATCAACGAAATTGGCGCACTTCCTCTGCAAGCGTCGGTTCTTGTCATCGATGACAGCAGCCCCGACCAAACCGCAGAAATCGTGAGGAACCTTCAAACAAAAAATGACAACCTACTTTTGATGGTGCGCCCCAAAAAAAGTGGCTTAGGCTCAGCAATCACTGACGGCTTTCGCGCTTTCCTACGGCTCAAAAATGTCCCCCAATTTGTGGTCACCATGGACGCTGACTACTCTCATAACCCAGCGGACCTGCCCCGCTTGGTGTCTCATGTAGGCGGCGGATGTGATTTGGTTGTCGGCAGCCGATACTGTAGAGGCGGCAAAATTGAAGGTTGGCCGTTTGCCCGAAAAGTCATCAGTCGAGGCGCTAACGCCATTGCGCGAGGAATCTTGGGGTTAAAGCTTCACGACTGCACCAGCGGCTTTCGGTGCTACTCCACAAGTTTGGTGGAAAAAACCATCGGTTATCTGCACAGCCAGACCTATGATATTCAAATTGAAACTGTTAAGCAAGCTCATTCGCAAGGCTTCACAATAAAAGAAGTTCCCATCGTGTTTGTTAACAGGAAACGGGGAAAATCAAAGCTTACCCTTGTGGAAATCGAAAACTACCTCTCCTACATATTCAAGACTGTCCTTAGCAGTCCAAACCCTTAA
- a CDS encoding transcription factor S translates to MEFCPKCGSRLEPKKSKNGKEATIVLVCPKDGYKKETAQKAEPPKVVGKVIQHSPQQLVAVIGKEEQKLRTLPTVRVECPKCGNNTAYVWQVQTRGSDESSTQFLRCTKCNYTFREYS, encoded by the coding sequence ATGGAGTTTTGTCCTAAGTGTGGTTCTCGCCTAGAACCAAAGAAATCAAAGAACGGCAAAGAGGCAACCATCGTTCTTGTCTGCCCCAAAGATGGATACAAAAAAGAAACAGCGCAAAAAGCTGAGCCGCCTAAGGTTGTAGGTAAAGTCATACAACATAGCCCCCAGCAGCTAGTCGCTGTTATAGGAAAGGAAGAGCAGAAACTGCGGACCTTGCCTACCGTTAGGGTTGAATGTCCTAAATGTGGAAACAACACTGCCTATGTTTGGCAGGTGCAGACAAGAGGCTCCGATGAATCATCAACTCAATTCTTGCGTTGCACTAAATGCAACTACACTTTCAGGGAATACAGCTAG